The Limibacillus halophilus genome window below encodes:
- a CDS encoding acetyl-CoA acetyltransferase, whose product MTACIVGWSHTPFGKHDGLDVEDLIGKVALAALDDAGISPDDVDEIVVGNFNEGFSPQGFPSSLVLQFDDRFRFKPATRVENACATGSAAIHQGMKSIGAKKARFVLVVGVEKMTGISGPEIGNTLLKASYLKEEADIEGGFAGVFGRIAQQYFQRHGDQSDALAAIASKNHKNGCANPLAQMRKDLSVEFCREISDKNPLVAGPLKRTDCSLVSDGAAAVVLTDVDTALSMRKAVVFRSAAQVNDFLPMSRRDIVKFEGCEMAWKKALGEAKLTLNDLSFVETHDCFTIAELLEYEAMGLTPEGQGARAVLEGWTQKDGKLPVNVSGGLKSKGHPIGATGVSMHIMASMQLTGTAGDMQLANPKLAGIFNMGGAAVANYCSILEPLR is encoded by the coding sequence ATGACTGCCTGCATCGTAGGTTGGAGCCATACGCCGTTTGGAAAACACGACGGCCTGGATGTCGAGGACCTGATCGGAAAAGTGGCGCTGGCCGCCCTTGACGATGCCGGTATCTCGCCCGATGACGTTGACGAAATCGTCGTTGGCAATTTCAACGAAGGTTTTTCACCGCAAGGGTTTCCTTCCTCTTTGGTCCTTCAGTTCGATGACCGCTTTCGGTTCAAGCCTGCAACGCGGGTTGAAAACGCCTGTGCGACGGGCTCGGCCGCCATTCACCAGGGTATGAAGTCGATTGGCGCCAAAAAAGCGCGTTTCGTACTGGTGGTCGGTGTTGAAAAGATGACTGGCATATCCGGTCCGGAGATCGGCAACACCTTGCTCAAAGCCTCCTACCTCAAGGAGGAAGCCGATATCGAAGGCGGTTTCGCGGGTGTTTTCGGGCGCATCGCACAGCAGTATTTTCAGCGGCACGGCGATCAAAGCGACGCGTTGGCCGCTATAGCCTCTAAGAACCACAAGAACGGTTGCGCCAACCCTTTGGCGCAGATGCGCAAGGATCTGAGCGTCGAGTTCTGTCGTGAAATTTCCGATAAGAACCCGCTGGTTGCAGGCCCCTTGAAGCGCACCGACTGCTCCCTGGTTTCCGACGGCGCGGCGGCTGTGGTGCTGACCGATGTCGACACAGCCCTGTCGATGCGCAAGGCCGTGGTGTTCAGATCAGCGGCGCAAGTCAACGACTTCCTGCCGATGAGCCGGCGCGACATCGTCAAGTTCGAAGGTTGTGAGATGGCTTGGAAAAAGGCATTGGGTGAGGCCAAGCTGACCTTGAATGATCTCAGCTTCGTGGAAACGCACGACTGTTTTACCATTGCCGAGTTGCTGGAGTATGAGGCTATGGGACTGACGCCCGAGGGACAGGGCGCCAGGGCCGTACTAGAAGGTTGGACCCAAAAAGACGGTAAATTGCCGGTGAATGTATCCGGGGGGTTGAAGTCCAAGGGTCATCCGATCGGTGCGACCGGCGTTTCCATGCACATCATGGCGTCGATGCAGTTGACCGGCACGGCGGGCGACATGCAACTTGCCAATCCCAAGCTT
- a CDS encoding DUF6614 family protein yields MNIYNGWFDLKEGVSDLDFVEALDAYLGALEEDGLIVGWRLMRRKLGLGPSHLGEFHLMMEVAGLAQLDEAFNEVASRRDPVEGLHFEVNRLVKNVTFALYRDFPDPVREHGQERF; encoded by the coding sequence ATGAACATCTACAACGGATGGTTCGATCTGAAGGAAGGCGTATCCGATCTGGACTTCGTCGAAGCGCTGGATGCCTATCTGGGAGCCTTGGAGGAAGATGGGCTGATCGTCGGTTGGCGTTTGATGCGTCGCAAGCTGGGCCTGGGCCCCTCACACCTGGGCGAGTTCCATCTGATGATGGAGGTGGCCGGGTTGGCGCAGTTGGACGAAGCCTTCAACGAAGTGGCTTCCAGACGCGACCCGGTCGAGGGGCTGCACTTCGAGGTCAACCGCTTGGTGAAAAATGTAACCTTCGCTCTATATCGCGACTTTCCGGACCCGGTACGCGAGCATGGGCAGGAACGTTTTTAG
- a CDS encoding dihydroorotase, giving the protein MSQVFDLVLKGAEVATPNGLEKISVGVSNGRIAGLGKIDADGAECLDLGGLTVLPGVIDSQVHFREPGLEHKEDLESGTRAAALGGVTGVFEMPNTNPSTLTADDLANKLARAKGRTWVDHAFFMGSSEENAHALAELELLPGCCGIKIFMGSSTGSLLVEDDEALLKVLKSGRRRVSIHAEDEARLRERMALVRDGGPVSLHPEWRDVEAARLATDRILRLARKAGRKIHVLHISTAEEIPLLAANKDLATMEATPQHLTLAAPECYEEWGSLAQMNPPIREARHREALWQAVRDGVVDVIGSDHAPHTLEEKQRDYPRSPSGMPGVQTLLPLLLDHFNAGRLTLQRLIDLTSAGANRIFNIAGKGRIALGYDADFTVVDLKANRTIEPDWLASKCGWSPFEGKAIKGWPVMTIVRGHVVMREGSLLGAPIGEPIRFQETL; this is encoded by the coding sequence ATGTCGCAAGTGTTCGATCTCGTTTTAAAAGGGGCGGAAGTCGCTACGCCGAACGGATTGGAGAAGATATCCGTCGGAGTCAGCAACGGACGAATCGCAGGCCTCGGCAAGATCGACGCCGATGGCGCCGAATGCCTGGACCTTGGAGGGTTGACCGTACTTCCGGGTGTGATCGATAGCCAGGTACACTTTCGTGAGCCGGGACTCGAGCATAAGGAAGACTTGGAAAGCGGTACCCGGGCCGCCGCTCTGGGCGGGGTGACCGGCGTCTTCGAAATGCCGAACACGAACCCCTCGACCCTGACGGCGGACGACCTTGCGAACAAGCTGGCGCGCGCCAAGGGACGGACCTGGGTGGATCATGCCTTTTTCATGGGGTCATCGGAGGAAAATGCTCACGCCCTGGCCGAGCTTGAACTCCTACCGGGCTGTTGCGGCATCAAGATTTTCATGGGGTCATCGACGGGAAGCCTGTTGGTGGAAGATGACGAGGCGTTGCTGAAGGTGCTCAAGTCCGGGCGTCGCCGGGTCTCGATCCATGCCGAGGACGAAGCGCGGTTGCGCGAGCGCATGGCGCTTGTACGCGACGGCGGACCGGTATCGTTGCACCCCGAGTGGCGCGATGTTGAAGCGGCGCGTTTGGCGACGGACCGGATTTTACGCCTCGCGCGTAAGGCGGGGCGCAAAATTCACGTGCTCCATATTTCGACGGCTGAAGAGATTCCGCTGCTGGCCGCCAACAAGGACCTGGCGACCATGGAGGCGACACCTCAACACCTCACCTTGGCGGCGCCGGAATGCTACGAAGAATGGGGCAGCCTTGCCCAAATGAACCCCCCCATCCGGGAAGCGCGTCATCGCGAGGCGCTTTGGCAGGCGGTGCGGGACGGGGTCGTGGATGTGATCGGGTCGGATCACGCGCCGCATACGCTGGAGGAGAAACAACGCGACTATCCGCGTTCGCCATCGGGGATGCCCGGCGTGCAAACGCTCTTGCCGCTCTTACTGGATCATTTCAATGCCGGGCGCCTGACCTTGCAACGCCTGATCGATCTTACCAGCGCGGGAGCAAACAGGATTTTCAATATTGCGGGAAAAGGCCGTATCGCCCTGGGTTACGATGCCGACTTCACAGTGGTCGATCTCAAGGCGAATCGAACCATTGAACCGGATTGGTTGGCCAGCAAATGCGGCTGGTCCCCGTTTGAAGGCAAGGCGATCAAAGGTTGGCCTGTCATGACCATCGTGCGCGGCCATGTCGTGATGCGCGAAGGCTCGCTGCTTGGCGCGCCGATTGGCGAACCGATAAGGTTTCAGGAGACTCTGTAG
- the ccmI gene encoding c-type cytochrome biogenesis protein CcmI: protein MNIWLAIALLSAFVAGLFILTGLRRRAATDSDRATHELEVHRAQLRELERDFERGLIDRQEFTAATTEISRKILKTEEQNKKQAHKRDPNLVPIWGLVALGLAIPMASLALYLLIGNPSVPGRPYAERQKELLAIAEQQKSLQPVIDLETRLTAQVEETPGDAEAWYNLGQTRVQLGRYSDASDALRRALQLDQSQARYHAGMAEALILANEGTIVPGAKRALEKALEIDPNDHRARFFFAILLSREGQGEAALTELMSLLNEAPADAAWRPGVLAAAQELAAELDRELPSALMATPQGQPEDGLAGLDEDQRQMINDMVEGLAARLEAQPDDAEGWQRLGQAYTVLGKPVNSAQAYSRAADLLSDDVGAQSQAAMAWVKATGRGQNLPHSVQTYFERALALDPDSIDALFFLGEVARQRDDGVAARTYWTRLLPLLPPDSEVRAFVTAQLDLLSP, encoded by the coding sequence ATGAATATCTGGCTTGCGATAGCCTTATTAAGCGCGTTTGTCGCTGGCTTGTTTATACTGACGGGATTGCGTCGACGTGCCGCAACCGATTCTGACCGCGCGACCCATGAGCTGGAAGTCCACCGGGCACAGCTTCGTGAACTGGAGCGAGACTTCGAACGTGGCCTGATCGATCGGCAGGAGTTCACCGCAGCGACTACGGAAATTAGTAGGAAGATTTTGAAGACCGAAGAGCAAAACAAGAAGCAGGCGCACAAACGAGACCCTAATTTGGTACCGATCTGGGGTCTGGTTGCGCTGGGGCTTGCCATCCCTATGGCGAGTCTCGCGCTCTATTTGCTGATCGGGAATCCGAGCGTCCCGGGTCGCCCCTATGCCGAACGGCAAAAGGAACTGTTGGCCATTGCCGAGCAACAGAAGTCGCTGCAACCGGTCATCGACCTGGAGACCCGCCTCACCGCCCAGGTGGAAGAAACGCCGGGTGATGCGGAGGCTTGGTATAACCTGGGACAAACGCGGGTCCAACTGGGCCGCTACAGCGACGCCAGTGACGCCTTGCGCCGCGCCCTGCAACTCGATCAAAGCCAGGCGCGCTACCATGCAGGTATGGCTGAAGCGCTGATCCTGGCCAACGAAGGCACCATTGTTCCCGGAGCCAAGCGGGCTTTGGAGAAGGCCCTTGAAATCGACCCCAACGACCATCGGGCCAGATTCTTTTTCGCCATACTTCTCTCGCGAGAGGGTCAGGGTGAGGCTGCACTAACGGAACTGATGAGCTTGCTGAACGAAGCACCGGCGGACGCTGCCTGGCGACCCGGCGTGCTTGCCGCTGCGCAGGAACTAGCGGCCGAGTTGGATCGCGAGCTGCCGAGTGCCCTGATGGCCACGCCCCAAGGGCAGCCAGAAGACGGCCTTGCCGGATTGGATGAAGATCAGCGCCAAATGATCAATGACATGGTCGAGGGTTTGGCGGCTCGTTTGGAGGCGCAACCGGATGACGCGGAGGGCTGGCAACGGTTGGGACAGGCCTATACCGTCCTCGGTAAACCGGTCAATTCCGCGCAAGCCTATTCACGGGCTGCGGACCTGTTGTCCGACGACGTCGGGGCACAGAGTCAGGCCGCCATGGCATGGGTCAAGGCTACTGGTCGCGGCCAGAATTTACCGCACAGCGTACAGACCTATTTTGAGCGCGCCCTGGCACTGGACCCAGATTCGATCGATGCGTTGTTCTTCCTGGGCGAAGTGGCACGCCAGCGCGACGACGGCGTTGCAGCGCGCACCTACTGGACCAGATTGTTGCCATTGTTGCCGCCGGATTCGGAAGTTCGCGCCTTCGTGACGGCGCAATTGGACCTTTTATCCCCCTGA